In the genome of Isoalcanivorax indicus, the window GGAAGATGAACAGCAACAGCCCGGCGTAAACGCCAATCCCCAGAATCAGATAGGTCACCAGCAGAACCGGTGCTGCCCGCAGGCTGAACATCAGGGACTCTGCGAGGGACCGCGTCTGGCCCATGTGGATGGCGGCCATCTGCGCCATGATGGCGCCTTCTGCGAACGGGCGCAGCAGCAGGATAAGCAGGGCAGACAGTTCGTTGACACGGATACCCTCTTCGTCCGCCTGCAGGGCGGCGCCGAGCGTGCCCTGCACCAGCTCACTGGCCAGTGCAAAGGGCAGCGTTACCAGCAGCAGGGCCGGGATATTGCGCCACCAGAAGCGCAGGGTTTCCTGAATTCGTTGGCCAATCATGGGTGTCCTTGGAGCGGCTTGGCGACAGGCGCAGGATTATAGCGCGCCTGTGCGCACACGTCTTACCACCAGTATTTGCCCCAGTTTTCCGGGTTGGCCCAGAAGCGCGGATTGTTCCAGTTGCGGCGGAAGTTGTAGGTGTCCAGTTCGTAGCTGTACAGGATCATGCTGCGCTCGCCTTGCTCGAACACGGCGTCGCGGCGCAGGCCCATGCCGATAAAGTCGTTGCGTTGCCAGCGCAGTGTCTCGGGCGCCAGTTCGGGGCGATAGGTGACCACCATGCTGTCGGTATGCAGGTTGCGCAGCAGGCCGAGCAGTT includes:
- a CDS encoding glycerophosphoryl diester phosphodiesterase membrane domain-containing protein, with the translated sequence MIGQRIQETLRFWWRNIPALLLVTLPFALASELVQGTLGAALQADEEGIRVNELSALLILLLRPFAEGAIMAQMAAIHMGQTRSLAESLMFSLRAAPVLLVTYLILGIGVYAGLLLFIFPGAWLYARLCQAPYIAVLEQQTPLRALRTSFERTRADQWQILGAVALVFMLVIVLFQISGILFTGLFGDHAMGSVGLAVVTSLISCLLNIIVFRYFCLMTPGGS